The Hymenobacter sp. DG25A nucleotide sequence AAACTTAAAGTCTAGTATTATGAAAAAGGTCAGTCTGATTTTGAGCCTCGTATTTCTGCTCAACATAGCCTTCACCAATTTTTCTCAGGCGCAAACTAGAAAGCCCTGGAGCCCACAAGCCAAAGGCGCCATTATTGGTGGCGTTGGTGGAGCTGCTGCGGGTGCCCTGATTCATAAGCGTAACCGCGTAGTGGGTGGCGCAGTAGGCGCTGCCGCCGGTGCTGGTACTGGCTATGTAATTGGTAAGAGCATTGACAACAAGCGTAAGGCCCGTGCCGCCGAAGCGGCCCGCGTAGCGGCTAATAACCGCGCTGCCGCTGCTGAGCGTCAGGCCGCTGCCGCCCGCGCCGAGCGTTCGGCCATGGCCCGCCGCCTAGAATCTTCCAAGCAAAACAATGGTCTGGCCGTAGGTCAGCAGCAGCAATATCCTGGCGCGGCTTCCGGTTTTGCCGCCGCTTCTATCCCTGCCATGATGTATGCCAGCAATGGCGCGTCAATGCCCATGAACGCAGCTTATTTGCCCAATGCCTCGTATGGGGAGCGTTCTACGGAATATCCTACCTCGGAATATCGTAGAAAGAGCTGGTAAGTCCGGATTCTCCCTTAGTTTCGCCGACTCCAGCCTTGTGCCGGAGTCGGCGAATTTCTTTTACTTCTTCACCAAACCCCCTGGCTCTATGAAGCCCTATCTGTTGCTATTGCTCGCTACGGCCGCCCTGGCTTCTTCTTGTACCAAAACCGACGAGAAGAAGGATGCCGCCAATATTCAAACGCTGGACCAGCAATTTGTTGGAGCCTGGAACAGCAAGAATGCCATGCAGCTGGATACGATGATGGCGGATGATGTGCATTACCTGCAAGGCGAAGCCCATTACCAGGGCAAGTCGGAGGTTTCCAACCGCTGGGTTCGGGAAACCATCAATACTATTTCCGACCTGCGCCTGAACCCGGTTAGCTCCGGTGCTGATACCCAAATAGCATATGAAGCCGGTACTTTCTCGGTAGACGTGCTGCCCGCTGCCCCCGGCCAGCCCATGGGCGAAGGCGAAGGCAACTTTGTCCTGATCTGGAAAAAGAACGCCAAAGGCCTCTGGAAGCTGAGCTACGCGCAGCTGGAAGGCCTGCCCGTAAAAGCCAAGTAAGCCGCTACCCATACCATACAAAAAGGCCCCACCAGGTATCTGGCGGGGCCTTTTTGTATGCTTGATTATCTCTCCCCAGGCTAAGATGCTTGCGCGGCCAGGTATTCCTCGCCTTCCAGCACCGGCGCCATATCCCGGGACTCCTCCTCCGTAAACAGCCGGGACCGAATCAGGAAGCGCACGCCCAGCGGTATTTCCAACGAAAAGCTCGCTCCTCGCCCTTTGGTTACGTCTACCGTGAGCTGGGTATGCTGCCAGTACTCAAACTGGCTGGTACTCATGAAGAAGTCGCAGTCATGGATCTGGCCCAGCCATACATCGTTGCCCCCAATGCGGAACTCGCCTTTGGTAAAGCACATGGGCGAGGAACCGTCGCAGCAGCCCCCGCTCTGGTGGAACATTAAAGGGCCATGCTCGTCGCGCAGCAAATCAATGGTGGCTTCGGCGGCGGGGGTTACTAAAACTCGGGGAGTAGGCATGGGAAGCGGTGAAGTTGTGGATTTGTAAAAACGCCTGTCATCCTGAGCTTGGCGAAGGACCTTATGCCAGTAGAACGATTATCGTTGCTACGACTCGTTTTTACGGGAGAAGGTCCTTCGCAGGCTCAGGATGACAGTATGTTTTAGGATAGAAGCTGCAACACAGCTTCACCCTTCATCACTACAGCTTTTTAAAAGAAGCCCAGTTTCTGCTGGCTGTAGCTGATGAGCATGTTTTTGGTCTGGCGGTAGTGGGCCAGCATCATCTTGTGGTTTTCGCGGCCAAAGCCGGAGGCCTTGTAGCCGCCGAAGGGTGCACCAGCGGGGTAGTCGTGGTAGCAGTTTACCCACACGCGGCCGGCCTGAATGGCGCGGGGCATCTGGTACAGCTCGTGCGCGTCGCGG carries:
- a CDS encoding DUF779 domain-containing protein, with translation MPTPRVLVTPAAEATIDLLRDEHGPLMFHQSGGCCDGSSPMCFTKGEFRIGGNDVWLGQIHDCDFFMSTSQFEYWQHTQLTVDVTKGRGASFSLEIPLGVRFLIRSRLFTEEESRDMAPVLEGEEYLAAQAS
- a CDS encoding YybH family protein gives rise to the protein MKPYLLLLLATAALASSCTKTDEKKDAANIQTLDQQFVGAWNSKNAMQLDTMMADDVHYLQGEAHYQGKSEVSNRWVRETINTISDLRLNPVSSGADTQIAYEAGTFSVDVLPAAPGQPMGEGEGNFVLIWKKNAKGLWKLSYAQLEGLPVKAK
- a CDS encoding YMGG-like glycine zipper-containing protein, whose product is MKKVSLILSLVFLLNIAFTNFSQAQTRKPWSPQAKGAIIGGVGGAAAGALIHKRNRVVGGAVGAAAGAGTGYVIGKSIDNKRKARAAEAARVAANNRAAAAERQAAAARAERSAMARRLESSKQNNGLAVGQQQQYPGAASGFAAASIPAMMYASNGASMPMNAAYLPNASYGERSTEYPTSEYRRKSW